A single region of the Parasphingorhabdus litoris DSM 22379 genome encodes:
- a CDS encoding carbonic anhydrase, translating to MPEFHALLEGYKRFREDSYPKQRARYDALAKEGQAPPIMVISCCDSRVDPATIFDTSPGQMFALRNVANLVPPYDDTGGLHGSSAAIEFGVTGLNVKHIVVLGHGQCGGISAALQGGELGLPGYTFIDEWMSIITEARDQVITDAPANPQRALELEAIKLSIENLRSFPFIAEREQRGEIKLHGAWYAIGEATLFTLDEATGAFNAVE from the coding sequence ATGCCAGAATTTCATGCGCTACTAGAAGGATATAAACGTTTTCGGGAAGATTCTTATCCCAAACAACGGGCACGTTATGACGCGTTAGCGAAAGAAGGCCAGGCGCCGCCAATCATGGTCATTTCATGCTGTGACAGCCGGGTTGATCCTGCGACCATTTTTGACACCAGCCCGGGTCAGATGTTTGCACTGCGAAATGTAGCCAATCTTGTGCCGCCCTATGACGATACTGGCGGATTACATGGATCATCAGCGGCAATAGAATTCGGCGTCACCGGCCTGAACGTAAAGCATATCGTTGTACTCGGCCATGGACAGTGTGGCGGAATCAGCGCGGCGTTACAAGGCGGCGAACTCGGCCTTCCTGGCTACACGTTCATCGACGAATGGATGTCGATTATCACAGAAGCCCGCGATCAGGTGATAACTGATGCCCCAGCCAATCCGCAAAGAGCGCTGGAACTTGAGGCAATCAAACTCAGTATCGAAAATTTGCGCAGTTTCCCCTTCATTGCCGAGCGTGAACAACGCGGAGAAATAAAGCTTCACGGTGCCTGGTATGCCATTGGCGAGGCCACTCTCTTCACTCTTGACGAGGCGACCGGGGCGTTTAACGCAGTGGAATGA
- a CDS encoding PNPOx family protein yields MSGQADQPFLDDLSLSLDEAWKLLVRGSRDRKSPLHTPAVASVRRDGSPSQRIMVLREATRESRMLRFNTDRRASKVDDINDGAPIAILGYHPGAKVQLRLSGVGRIEHSSASCDAAWNEATLYGKRCYLAHPAPGSPVDAPTSGLDPEMEGRKPEGFEVAPARENFAVLLAEIDQIEWLYLAHTGHRRALFTWDEEKGQWTSHWLVP; encoded by the coding sequence ATGAGCGGCCAAGCTGACCAGCCTTTTCTCGATGATTTAAGTCTTTCTCTGGACGAAGCTTGGAAGTTGCTGGTTCGCGGATCTCGAGACCGCAAATCGCCGCTGCACACACCCGCTGTAGCATCGGTTCGCCGTGACGGGAGCCCCAGCCAGCGGATCATGGTTTTACGCGAAGCGACGCGCGAAAGCCGGATGCTTCGCTTTAACACCGACAGACGAGCATCCAAGGTTGATGATATTAACGACGGCGCACCAATCGCGATTCTCGGATATCATCCAGGAGCCAAGGTTCAATTGCGCCTTTCAGGTGTAGGACGGATTGAACATAGTAGCGCAAGCTGCGATGCGGCATGGAATGAAGCAACGCTTTATGGAAAACGCTGCTATCTCGCTCATCCTGCTCCCGGCAGTCCTGTTGATGCTCCAACCTCCGGCCTTGATCCGGAGATGGAAGGACGCAAGCCCGAGGGTTTTGAGGTCGCCCCTGCCCGCGAAAATTTCGCAGTATTGCTGGCAGAAATCGATCAGATCGAATGGCTGTACCTTGCCCATACCGGTCACCGGCGGGCACTGTTCACTTGGGACGAAGAAAAAGGACAATGGACCAGTCATTGGCTAGTCCCATAA
- a CDS encoding NYN domain-containing protein, with translation MSKLHNDNIALLIDADNASHAGIDPVLTALAELGTVNIRRAYGNWRKQSLKGWVDILHKYGIEPQQQFDMTKGKNATDMKMTIDAMDLLFRGKIGGFGIMSSDSDFMPLAMRIRQEGIDVYGFGSSKTPDAFKQACSRFIDVDALIKTDKVDEPKAADDELLKLLIDAYQASKRDAEGYASLSEVGKIAGNRSSFDVRNYGFSRLSDMFEQVPNFQSKRDDNGQLFVKRLR, from the coding sequence ATGAGCAAATTACATAATGACAATATCGCCCTGCTGATCGATGCCGATAATGCCAGTCATGCCGGAATTGATCCGGTTTTGACGGCACTGGCAGAGTTGGGCACCGTGAATATACGCCGCGCCTATGGCAATTGGCGCAAGCAATCGCTCAAGGGTTGGGTCGATATTCTGCACAAATATGGCATCGAGCCACAGCAGCAGTTTGACATGACCAAGGGCAAGAACGCGACCGATATGAAAATGACGATCGACGCAATGGACCTTTTATTCCGCGGCAAAATCGGCGGTTTCGGCATCATGAGCAGTGATAGTGACTTCATGCCGCTGGCGATGCGAATCCGTCAGGAAGGCATTGATGTCTATGGCTTTGGCAGCAGCAAGACACCGGACGCCTTCAAGCAGGCATGTAGCCGGTTTATAGATGTCGATGCCTTGATCAAGACGGACAAAGTCGATGAACCCAAAGCGGCCGACGATGAACTTCTGAAACTACTGATAGATGCCTATCAGGCCAGCAAGCGCGATGCAGAAGGCTATGCGAGCCTATCTGAAGTTGGAAAGATCGCTGGAAACCGTTCCAGCTTTGATGTCCGCAACTATGGATTTTCAAGGCTGTCTGACATGTTCGAGCAAGTTCCGAACTTTCAAAGCAAACGCGATGATAATGGTCAATTATTTGTCAAGCGGCTGCGCTAA
- a CDS encoding DUF2846 domain-containing protein: MKMIPAAGKARIYVMRKGFVAGQQGMNITIDGALNSQIRSKYFLMAEVDPGKHEIEAQMSSGSKSAAVSHELTLAEGEIALLDMKINMGALQGKPDFAEIRDAREANNMLTGLKLVRWK, encoded by the coding sequence ATGAAAATGATTCCGGCCGCTGGAAAAGCACGGATATATGTCATGCGGAAAGGCTTTGTTGCGGGGCAGCAGGGGATGAACATTACCATTGATGGTGCGTTGAACAGTCAGATAAGAAGCAAATATTTCCTGATGGCAGAAGTTGACCCCGGTAAGCATGAGATCGAAGCCCAGATGTCCAGCGGTTCGAAATCAGCTGCCGTGTCTCATGAGCTGACCCTTGCCGAGGGAGAGATCGCGCTGCTCGATATGAAAATCAATATGGGCGCGTTGCAAGGCAAACCGGATTTTGCCGAGATTCGCGATGCGCGGGAGGCAAACAATATGCTGACCGGGCTAAAACTGGTCCGGTGGAAATAG